In Aspergillus luchuensis IFO 4308 DNA, chromosome 1, nearly complete sequence, the following are encoded in one genomic region:
- a CDS encoding uncharacterized protein (SECRETED:SignalP(1-17)), whose translation MLSTLLAALCPCSCTSPTPPPPPNTTTTTTYNHHHHNSIQYQPPLEPTLTLPAYTPHPNTETLNEKTLALHLRDPPISSSSYNNNNNNSFPLDEKHPYTTTTTTTPTSSTPPDGISTSNNAATADDASSQISFPSTTHSYGNTSTATRETPPPPYSPTWRGHAEGEVEGVISPVPSLSFSGDGERSRSVSVSGRSSGSWGEGGSSIADEVGIVAPRGVYIAGQGGRGDAWSGSIGEEYYGVGYGVRDEDLGRVSYESGRSGGRRRRGSWGV comes from the coding sequence ATGTTATCAACCCTCCTCGCAGCCCTCTGTCCATGCTCCTGCACCAGCCCGAcacctcccccaccaccaaacaccacaaccacaaccacttacaaccaccaccaccacaacagcaTCCAATACCAACCCCCCCTAGAacccaccctcaccctcccagcctacaccccccaccccaacaCCGAAACCCTAAACGAAAAGACCCTTGCCCTGCACCTCCGCGACCCgcccatctcctcatccagctacaacaacaacaacaacaattcCTTCCCTCTCGACGAAAAACACCCCTACACCactaccacaaccaccacacctacctcatccacaccacCCGACGGTATATCTACAAGCAACaatgcagcaacagcagacgACGCCTCCTCGCAAATCTCCTTTCCTAGCACAACCCACAGCTACGGAAACACCTCCACCGCGACGAGGGAGACGCCGCCTCCGCCGTATTCGCCGACGTGGAGGGGCCacgcggagggggaggtcgAGGGGGTGATTTCGCCGGTGCCGTCGTTGAGCTTTTCgggtgatggggagaggTCCAGGTCTGTGTCGGTTTCGGGGAGGAGTAGTGGgagttggggggaggggggcagTAGTATTGCGGATGAGGTGGGGATTGTGGCGCCGAGGGGGGTGTATATAGCTGGTCAGGGTGGTAGAGGGGATGCGTGGAGTGGGAGTATTGGGGAAGAGTATTATGGGGTTGGGTATGGCGTTAGGGATGAGgatttggggagggtgagttATGAGAGCGGGAGAAGTGGTggtaggaggaggagggggtcgTGGGGTGTATAG
- a CDS encoding A4/G1 family peptidase (COG:S;~EggNog:ENOG410Q2YD;~InterPro:IPR038656,IPR000250,IPR013320;~MEROPS:MER0001321;~PFAM:PF01828;~SECRETED:SignalP(1-19);~go_function: GO:0004190 - aspartic-type endopeptidase activity [Evidence IEA];~go_process: GO:0006508 - proteolysis [Evidence IEA]), with the protein MKFTSTLALTALLAAPALAGPHGHVRHQFESDQNFPGAGNQGFNAPGQGQGQGQAAPQPSIQPSNNGYQTQAAPQAQFTPQPSVASQVAPAVTSAVSTNHKSSSTSSDNYEVNENWAGAVQETSGSATFSYVAATFTLPSVTPTAASSSSDDQAVSFWVGIDGATGQNQIWQAGVDIYVQNGETTFLGWSEWYPADTVGLDMEFSIGDVIVVSVESTSSSEGTALIENLTTGKNVTSTASAPDSSSTLVGQTAEWIVEDLAIDGDGLTFINFGEATFTGCVAKAGGKTIGLDGSSLMAVEDSTSDHVQAVPSVVSDSELKVTYQSS; encoded by the coding sequence atGAAGTTCACCTCTACTCTGGCTCTGACAGCCCTTCTGGCTGCTCCCGCCCTGGCCGGTCCCCACGGTCACGTCCGTCACCAATTCGAGTCCGACCAAAACTTCCCCGGCGCCGGCAACCAGGGATTCAATGCCCCTGGTCAAGGCCAAGGTCAAGGCCAGGCTGCCCCCCAGCCAAGCATCCAGCCCAGCAACAACGGCTACCAAACCCAAGCCGCTCCACAAGCGCAGTTCACCCCTCAACCCAGCGTCGCCAGCCAGGTCGCTCCCGCCGTGACCTCCGCCGTCAGCACCAACCACAAGAGCAGCTCCACCTCGTCGGACAACTACGAAGTCAACGAGAACTGGGCCGGTGCTGTCCAGGAGACCAGCGGCAGCGCTACCTTCTCCTATGTGGCCGCCACCTTCACCCTCCCCAGCGTGACCCCCACCgcggcttcttcctcctcggatGACCAGGCCGTCTCCTTCTGGGTCGGCATTGACGGCGCCACCGGCCAGAACCAGATCTGGCAGGCCGGTGTTGACATCTACGTCCAGAACGGCGAGACCACCTTCCTCGGCTGGTCAGAGTGGTACCCTGCTGACACTGTCGGTCTTGACATGGAGTTCAGCATCGGTGATGTGATTGTTGTCTCGGTCGAGTCGACCTCCAGCAGCGAGGGTACTGCCCTGATTGAGAACTTGACTACCGGCAAGAACGTTACTTCCACTGCTTCGGCCCCGGATAGCTCGTCGACTCTGGTCGGTCAGACTGCTGAGTGGATCGTCGAGGACTTGGCTatcgatggtgatggtctgACCTTCATTAACTTCGGTGAGGCTACTTTCACCGGCTGTGTTGCTAAGGCTGGTGGAAAGACGATCGGTCTTGATGGCTCGTCTTTGATGGCTGTGGAGGATAGCACTAGTGACCATGTCCAGGCTGTGCCTAGTGTTGTTAGTGACTCTGAGTTGAAGGTCACTTACCAGAGCTCTTGA